In a single window of the Pedococcus dokdonensis genome:
- a CDS encoding penicillin-binding transpeptidase domain-containing protein, with amino-acid sequence MRTRAVVGGVSVVALVAAAAGAGLWWHHQEREKELDAAAREEVGAFASSWSGRSFTDPGIIFTGTRSDVVQADFTKATAGLGSGPVKVTADGVRRTGDRATATAHVAWTLAGGVTWSYDVPVTVELAETGGDRWAVTLPKDHAQWHPELKTGATLTAKRTWGERGTLLDRDGEALTPIGKVYPVQIDPSRATAATVRELERVVDEPAGSLVAKLAAATKAGSKAPIPVITYRQSDFDERKAALDALKGVIYPAREQPLAKTRTFGQPLLGSFGAVTAEQITRSKGRYAAGDYAGLSGLQGQYDAVLGGTAGVQVTSSTAPDTPIFAKDAVPGKDVTTTLSPTVQDAAESALASTGDVPSALVAVDVKTGDVLASANSPELGFDRAITGHYPPGSAFKIATTWSLLTSGKVSPGTSVTCPKNFVVDGRSYKNFEGESLGTPDFSTDFAHSCNTAFVQLSTRLGDDDLAKAAGELGLTGWAKTLGVANAFDASIPDNNGKTDKASASIGQGRNVVSPLALAVLAGNVARGSTIAPALVTDPAVDGADRTPKELDAKVVGQLRTLMGEVVSSGTATVLRGTPGGTVRGKTGTAEFGSKNPPETHAWFVGYQGDVAFAVLVEQGSSGGSVAAPVAKKFLTALAR; translated from the coding sequence ATGAGGACACGTGCAGTGGTGGGGGGAGTCTCCGTCGTCGCGCTGGTCGCGGCGGCCGCGGGAGCCGGTCTGTGGTGGCACCACCAGGAGCGGGAGAAGGAGCTGGACGCCGCGGCCCGTGAGGAGGTGGGCGCCTTCGCCAGCTCGTGGTCGGGTCGCTCGTTCACCGATCCGGGCATCATCTTCACCGGCACGAGGAGCGACGTCGTGCAGGCCGACTTCACCAAGGCCACGGCCGGGCTTGGCTCCGGCCCGGTGAAGGTGACCGCCGACGGGGTGCGTCGCACCGGCGACCGCGCCACCGCCACCGCGCACGTCGCGTGGACGCTCGCCGGTGGCGTCACCTGGTCGTACGACGTGCCAGTCACCGTCGAGCTCGCCGAGACCGGCGGCGACCGCTGGGCCGTCACCCTCCCCAAGGACCACGCGCAGTGGCACCCCGAGCTCAAGACGGGCGCCACGCTCACCGCGAAGCGCACCTGGGGCGAGCGCGGCACCCTGCTCGACCGGGACGGCGAGGCACTGACCCCGATCGGCAAGGTCTACCCGGTGCAGATCGACCCGTCCCGCGCCACCGCGGCCACGGTCCGCGAGCTGGAACGGGTGGTCGACGAGCCGGCCGGGTCACTGGTCGCCAAGCTGGCCGCCGCGACCAAGGCCGGCAGCAAGGCGCCGATCCCGGTGATCACCTACCGGCAGTCCGACTTCGACGAGCGCAAGGCCGCCCTCGACGCCCTCAAGGGCGTCATCTACCCCGCGCGGGAGCAGCCGCTCGCCAAGACCCGCACGTTCGGCCAGCCGTTGCTCGGCTCGTTCGGTGCCGTCACCGCCGAGCAGATCACCAGGTCCAAGGGTCGGTATGCCGCGGGCGACTACGCCGGGCTCAGTGGCCTCCAGGGGCAGTACGACGCCGTCCTCGGCGGCACCGCGGGCGTGCAGGTCACCTCGAGCACGGCGCCGGACACGCCGATCTTCGCCAAGGACGCCGTGCCCGGCAAGGACGTGACGACGACGCTGTCGCCGACCGTGCAGGACGCCGCCGAGAGTGCGCTCGCGTCGACCGGCGACGTCCCGTCGGCGCTGGTCGCCGTGGACGTGAAGACCGGTGACGTCCTGGCGTCGGCCAACTCGCCGGAGCTCGGCTTCGACCGGGCGATCACCGGCCACTACCCGCCCGGCTCGGCGTTCAAGATCGCGACGACCTGGTCGCTGCTGACGTCGGGCAAGGTCTCCCCCGGCACCTCGGTGACCTGCCCGAAGAACTTCGTCGTCGACGGCCGCTCCTACAAGAACTTCGAGGGCGAGTCGCTCGGCACCCCCGACTTCAGCACCGACTTCGCGCACTCGTGCAACACGGCGTTCGTGCAGCTGTCGACCAGGCTCGGCGACGACGACCTGGCCAAGGCGGCCGGCGAGCTCGGGCTGACCGGGTGGGCCAAGACCCTCGGCGTGGCCAACGCGTTCGACGCCAGCATCCCCGACAACAACGGCAAGACCGACAAGGCGTCGGCCTCGATCGGGCAGGGCCGCAACGTCGTGTCGCCGCTGGCGCTCGCCGTCCTCGCCGGCAACGTGGCGCGCGGCTCGACGATCGCGCCGGCGCTGGTCACCGACCCCGCTGTCGACGGGGCCGACCGCACGCCGAAGGAGCTCGACGCCAAGGTGGTCGGCCAGCTGCGCACCCTGATGGGCGAGGTCGTCAGCAGCGGCACGGCGACCGTGCTCCGGGGGACCCCGGGTGGCACGGTGCGGGGCAAGACCGGCACGGCCGAGTTCGGCAGCAAGAACCCGCCCGAGACGCACGCGTGGTTCGTCGGCTACCAGGGCGACGTGGCGTTCGCGGTCCTGGTGGAGCAGGGCTCGAGCGGCGGAAGCGTCGCCGCGCCGGTGGCGAAGAAGTTCCTCACCGCCCTCGCCCGCTGA
- a CDS encoding LCP family glycopolymer transferase has protein sequence MSEPTHGSGPTDGASPDSAPTPEGASPDSAPTPEGASGDGAHATAPRRRSDRHTAKKHRHPWMRRAAFGVAGVLVVALVLGVAAYVKLNGNIQRLDITSALGDRPTPQATTDAQTNLGPVNIFVMGSDSREGTKLGKGQTEYGMTGARSDTNLIVHLSADRKSAIVVSIPRDSMTMAPRDCKNKNDKVDNGVIRQWNQNFTLGGPACTIRTFEGLTGIFIDHFVVIDFRGFQDMVDALGGVTVCTPEPIDDKDSHLVLKAGKTKVNGQQALGYVRVRKTVGDGSDLGRIDRQQAFLSSVIQEATKSSLLLRPDKLFRFLNATTSAMTTDKGLDIGEMKDIAQSVQKIGTDQIRFVKLPTESYAPDPNRVQWTSSADTIWKAIRKDQPLPGTKVPSGTTTATGSPTTSEPALTVSPDAISVRVSNDSGIAGLAKQTAAELQVQGFKIDSYVTGTGKPTDGVVVRYGPGQKEAARTVAAAYPGAQIRADDLLGSTIELSMGLDSPQAVEVPNRLGTTPLPKPSVTATQSTGPSETIKARTASQDICT, from the coding sequence TTGAGCGAGCCCACCCACGGCTCAGGGCCCACCGACGGCGCGTCCCCCGACAGCGCGCCCACCCCCGAGGGCGCGTCCCCCGACAGCGCGCCCACCCCCGAGGGTGCGTCCGGCGACGGCGCGCACGCCACCGCCCCCCGCCGCCGGTCCGACCGGCACACGGCGAAGAAGCACCGGCACCCCTGGATGCGTCGGGCTGCGTTCGGGGTTGCGGGTGTGCTCGTCGTGGCCCTGGTCCTCGGCGTCGCCGCCTACGTGAAGCTCAACGGCAACATCCAGCGGCTCGACATCACCAGCGCGCTGGGCGACCGCCCGACGCCGCAGGCCACGACGGATGCCCAGACGAACCTCGGCCCGGTCAACATCTTCGTGATGGGTTCCGACAGCCGTGAGGGCACCAAGCTCGGCAAGGGGCAGACCGAGTACGGCATGACCGGGGCCCGGTCGGACACCAACCTGATCGTGCACCTGTCGGCGGACCGCAAGTCCGCGATCGTGGTGTCGATCCCGCGCGACTCGATGACGATGGCGCCGCGGGACTGCAAGAACAAGAACGACAAGGTCGACAACGGCGTCATCCGGCAGTGGAACCAGAACTTCACCCTGGGTGGTCCGGCCTGCACGATCCGCACGTTCGAGGGCCTGACCGGGATCTTCATCGACCACTTCGTGGTGATCGACTTCCGCGGGTTCCAGGACATGGTCGACGCGCTGGGTGGGGTGACGGTGTGCACGCCGGAGCCGATCGACGACAAGGACAGCCACCTGGTCCTCAAGGCCGGCAAGACGAAGGTGAACGGCCAGCAGGCGCTGGGCTACGTGCGGGTCCGCAAGACCGTCGGCGACGGGTCGGACCTGGGCCGGATCGACCGGCAGCAGGCGTTCCTGTCGTCGGTGATCCAGGAGGCGACCAAGTCGTCGCTGCTGCTGCGGCCCGACAAGCTGTTCCGGTTCCTCAACGCCACGACGTCGGCGATGACGACCGACAAGGGTCTCGACATCGGCGAGATGAAGGACATCGCGCAGAGCGTGCAGAAGATCGGCACCGACCAGATCCGGTTCGTGAAGCTCCCGACCGAGTCCTACGCCCCGGACCCCAACCGCGTGCAGTGGACCAGCAGCGCCGACACGATCTGGAAGGCGATCCGCAAGGACCAGCCGCTGCCCGGCACCAAGGTGCCGTCGGGCACGACCACGGCCACTGGTTCGCCGACCACCTCCGAACCGGCCCTGACGGTCAGCCCGGACGCCATCTCGGTGCGGGTGTCCAACGACTCCGGGATCGCCGGACTCGCCAAGCAGACGGCCGCCGAGCTCCAGGTCCAGGGCTTCAAGATCGACTCCTACGTGACGGGCACCGGCAAGCCCACCGACGGCGTCGTCGTGCGCTACGGCCCGGGTCAGAAGGAGGCCGCTCGGACCGTTGCCGCGGCCTACCCCGGAGCGCAGATCCGGGCCGACGACCTGCTCGGCTCGACCATCGAGCTGAGCATGGGCCTCGACTCGCCCCAGGCCGTGGAGGTGCCCAACCGCCTCGGCACGACCCCGCTGCCGAAGCCGAGCGTCACCGCCACGCAGAGCACCGGGCCGAGCGAGACCATCAAGGCACGCACCGCGTCGCAGGACATCTGCACCTGA
- a CDS encoding bifunctional glycosyltransferase family 2/GtrA family protein, translating into MTAPVLDVVVPVHNEQHTVAACVRRLHAHLVHTFPYPFRITVADNASTDATVAVASALVAELPGVALAQLPQKGRGRALKQVWLESDAPILAYLDVDLSTDLDALWPLVAPLMSGHSDLAIGSRLARGSRVVRGAKREVISRCYNLVLQGALGARFTDAQCGFKAIRADVAAELLPLVEDPTWFFDTELLVLAQRSGLRIHEVPVDWFDDPDSRVDVVGTALDDLRGVLRVRRGLASGRLPVAEVAARIGRHHPTSGTWRQVSRFAAVGVVSTALHLGLFALFAATLASTQTANLVALLVATVANTALNRRWTFGIRGGLGRLRSQAQGLAVFGVTWSLTAGALGLLHLWVAAPSPLVATGAVALATVASTALRFVAMRTWIFRPGPQYSVRTNVPSSSSNTTTPVQSNPSTEPWQTVTSP; encoded by the coding sequence ATGACCGCCCCCGTCCTCGATGTCGTCGTTCCCGTCCACAACGAGCAGCACACGGTCGCCGCCTGCGTCCGCCGGCTGCACGCCCACCTGGTGCACACCTTCCCCTACCCGTTCCGGATCACGGTGGCAGACAATGCCAGCACCGACGCGACGGTCGCCGTCGCCTCGGCGCTGGTGGCCGAGCTCCCCGGCGTCGCGCTCGCGCAGCTGCCGCAGAAGGGGCGGGGGCGGGCGCTCAAGCAGGTGTGGCTCGAGTCGGACGCGCCGATCCTCGCCTACCTGGACGTCGACCTGTCGACCGACCTCGACGCGCTGTGGCCGCTGGTCGCGCCGCTGATGTCGGGGCACTCCGACCTGGCCATCGGCTCGCGGTTGGCGCGCGGCTCGCGGGTCGTGCGCGGAGCGAAGCGGGAGGTGATCTCGCGCTGCTACAACCTCGTGCTCCAGGGCGCACTGGGCGCCCGGTTCACCGACGCGCAGTGCGGTTTCAAGGCGATCCGGGCCGATGTCGCGGCCGAGCTGCTGCCGCTGGTCGAGGACCCGACCTGGTTCTTCGACACCGAGCTGCTGGTGCTGGCACAGCGGTCCGGCCTGCGGATCCACGAGGTGCCGGTCGACTGGTTCGACGACCCGGACTCCCGGGTCGACGTGGTCGGCACCGCTCTCGACGACCTGCGGGGGGTGCTGCGGGTGCGGCGTGGGTTGGCGTCTGGGCGCCTCCCGGTGGCCGAGGTGGCCGCCCGGATCGGCCGGCACCACCCCACCAGCGGCACCTGGCGCCAGGTGAGCCGGTTCGCCGCAGTCGGCGTCGTCTCCACGGCGCTCCATCTGGGCCTGTTCGCGCTGTTCGCGGCGACCCTCGCCTCCACCCAGACGGCCAACCTCGTGGCGCTGCTGGTCGCGACCGTCGCCAACACCGCCCTCAACCGGCGCTGGACCTTCGGCATCCGCGGGGGTCTCGGTCGGCTGCGGTCGCAGGCCCAGGGCCTGGCGGTCTTCGGGGTGACCTGGTCGCTGACGGCCGGCGCGCTCGGCCTGCTGCACCTCTGGGTCGCCGCCCCGTCCCCCCTCGTCGCGACCGGGGCCGTCGCCCTGGCCACCGTCGCGTCGACCGCGCTGCGGTTCGTGGCGATGCGGACCTGGATCTTTCGGCCGGGCCCTCAGTACTCGGTGAGGACGAACGTGCCGTCCTCGTCCTCGAACACGACCACTCCGGTCCAGTCGAACCCGTCCACCGAGCCGTGGCAGACCGTCACCAGTCCCTGA
- a CDS encoding ArnT family glycosyltransferase, which translates to MDTMTLHRDAAGRPARPAHATAPTQAGPAAPTTPNRIQRLWRGPAGDPVWARPALLGLLLATALFYLYDLTANGYANSFYSAAVQAGSDSWKAFFYGSSDAGNSITVDKPPASLWVMALSVRVLGLSSFSILLPEVLMGVATVGVVHATVKRHFGAAAGLIGGAVMALTPVAVLMFRFNNPDALLVLLMALGAWATMRSIEQGSARWFAVVGVFIGLGFLTKALQVLLVVPAFGLAYLLFANTTLRRRITGALIGVASMVLSAGWWVAIVELVPASLRPYIGGSQDNSFLSVTFGYNGLGRISGDETGSVGGGNGWGTTGLGRMFSSSIGGQISWLIPSALILLAVGVYLRGRAPRTDARRAAYLVWGGWLLVTMVTFSLMAGIFHEYYTVALAPSIAALVGMGAAEAWERRHSAVGSIALAAATAAAATWSFILLSRSDWQSWLRITVLVLGLASALLLLAITQLHRRFVPVVVAGALVAALAGPAAYSVQTVGTAHTGSIVTAGPTVAGGRGGGMPGGGPGGAGGTRTGGGMGGLLDATTPNTEVVSALSADAGSYRWVAAAIGSQNAAGIQLGTRLPVMAIGGFNGSDPSPTLAQFQQYVADGDIHYLLASGSGGGPGGMGGGMGGSGTGSQISQWVAANYTQVTIGGTTFYDLTQPLASGSGSADTSTTTQTT; encoded by the coding sequence ATGGACACGATGACCCTCCACCGCGACGCCGCTGGTCGGCCCGCGCGGCCCGCTCACGCCACCGCTCCCACCCAGGCAGGTCCGGCCGCACCGACGACACCGAACCGGATCCAGCGCCTGTGGCGCGGTCCGGCCGGCGACCCGGTGTGGGCCCGACCCGCCCTCCTCGGCCTGCTCCTCGCGACGGCCCTCTTCTACCTCTACGACCTCACCGCCAACGGCTACGCCAACTCGTTCTACTCCGCGGCCGTCCAGGCCGGCAGCGACAGCTGGAAGGCGTTCTTCTACGGCTCCTCCGACGCCGGCAACTCGATCACCGTCGACAAGCCACCGGCCTCCCTCTGGGTGATGGCGCTGTCGGTCCGGGTGCTGGGGCTCAGCTCGTTCAGCATCCTGCTGCCCGAGGTGCTGATGGGGGTCGCCACGGTCGGCGTCGTCCACGCGACCGTCAAGCGTCACTTCGGCGCCGCAGCCGGTCTCATCGGCGGTGCGGTCATGGCGCTCACGCCGGTGGCCGTCCTCATGTTCCGGTTCAACAACCCCGACGCGCTGCTCGTGCTGCTCATGGCCCTCGGCGCCTGGGCCACGATGAGGTCGATCGAACAGGGTTCGGCCAGGTGGTTCGCGGTCGTCGGTGTCTTCATCGGTCTCGGCTTCCTCACCAAGGCCCTCCAGGTGCTCCTCGTCGTGCCCGCGTTCGGGCTCGCCTACCTGCTCTTCGCGAACACCACGCTGCGCCGCCGGATCACCGGCGCGCTCATCGGGGTCGCCTCGATGGTCCTGTCAGCCGGCTGGTGGGTCGCGATCGTCGAGCTCGTCCCGGCGAGCCTGCGCCCCTACATCGGCGGCTCGCAGGACAACTCGTTCCTGTCCGTCACGTTCGGCTACAACGGCCTCGGCCGGATCAGCGGAGACGAGACCGGCTCGGTCGGCGGTGGCAACGGCTGGGGCACCACCGGCCTGGGTCGGATGTTCAGCTCCTCCATCGGCGGCCAGATCTCCTGGCTGATCCCCTCGGCGCTCATCCTCCTGGCCGTCGGCGTATACCTGCGCGGACGCGCGCCGCGCACGGATGCCCGCCGCGCGGCATACCTGGTCTGGGGCGGTTGGCTGCTCGTCACGATGGTGACGTTCTCGCTGATGGCCGGCATCTTCCACGAGTACTACACGGTCGCGCTGGCGCCCTCGATCGCAGCACTGGTCGGCATGGGTGCCGCCGAGGCGTGGGAGCGGCGGCACAGCGCCGTCGGCTCGATCGCCCTTGCTGCGGCGACCGCCGCGGCCGCGACCTGGTCGTTCATCCTCTTGTCCCGCAGCGACTGGCAGAGCTGGCTGCGCATCACGGTCCTCGTGCTCGGCCTGGCCAGCGCGCTCCTACTGCTCGCGATCACCCAGCTGCACCGCCGGTTCGTGCCGGTCGTCGTCGCCGGCGCGCTCGTCGCCGCACTGGCCGGCCCGGCCGCCTACAGCGTGCAGACCGTGGGCACCGCCCACACCGGGTCGATCGTGACAGCCGGTCCGACCGTGGCCGGCGGCCGCGGTGGAGGTATGCCGGGCGGTGGCCCGGGTGGCGCCGGCGGGACGCGCACGGGCGGCGGGATGGGCGGCCTGCTCGACGCCACGACCCCCAACACCGAGGTCGTCTCGGCCCTGTCGGCCGACGCCGGCTCGTACCGGTGGGTCGCCGCGGCGATCGGCTCGCAGAACGCAGCCGGGATCCAGCTCGGCACCCGGCTGCCCGTGATGGCCATCGGTGGCTTCAACGGCAGCGACCCGAGCCCGACCCTGGCCCAGTTCCAGCAGTACGTCGCCGACGGGGACATCCACTACCTGCTGGCGAGCGGGTCGGGCGGAGGCCCGGGCGGGATGGGCGGCGGGATGGGTGGTTCGGGCACCGGCTCGCAGATCTCGCAGTGGGTGGCGGCCAACTACACGCAGGTGACCATCGGCGGGACGACGTTCTACGACCTGACCCAGCCACTCGCGTCCGGGAGCGGCTCGGCCGACACCTCGACGACGACCCAGACCACCTGA
- a CDS encoding sensor histidine kinase, whose protein sequence is MTPAAAAGSARSHLNPVTWSLSTKLVATVVGLFLAVTLATSSLTVVLLRGFLTDRLDADVVAISQRLVGGPGGGPDGDGDRRPVGAPPGGAGGWMSLVLSNGTVVSSYYDKGQTSGTLSEEQIEALNAASIGPSPRTVEVESLGTYRVVAAVDRQGRTVISGLPMESVTGTVSQVITLIAGGTIVGFILVSAGGLWLVRRNLAPLQRVAHTATQVSTLKLDSGAVALAERVPDTDADPRTEVGQVGLAINNMLDNVEGALQSRHDSEQRVRQFVADASHELRTPLASIRGYAELSRREREPVPASVTHALSRVESEALRMQGLVEDLLLLARLDAGRPLDREPVDLSLLAMDAVSDAHAASPDHRWELDLPDEPVEVTGDSARLHQVVANLLANARTHTPAGTRVVTSVKPDGRWVRLSVTDDGPGVPEALQRNVFQRFTRGDDSRNRAAGSTGLGLSIVDAVAKSHGGDVELRSSPGDTTFTVLLPA, encoded by the coding sequence ATGACCCCCGCCGCAGCCGCGGGCTCGGCCCGCTCCCACCTCAACCCGGTCACCTGGTCGCTGAGCACCAAGCTCGTCGCGACCGTCGTCGGGCTCTTCCTGGCCGTCACGCTTGCCACGTCGTCACTGACCGTGGTGCTGTTGCGCGGCTTCCTCACCGACCGTCTCGACGCCGACGTGGTCGCCATCTCGCAGCGGCTGGTGGGGGGCCCCGGCGGCGGACCCGATGGCGACGGCGACCGGCGGCCGGTCGGCGCTCCCCCCGGCGGAGCGGGCGGGTGGATGAGCCTGGTGCTGTCCAACGGCACCGTCGTGAGCAGCTACTACGACAAGGGACAGACCTCGGGCACCCTCAGCGAGGAGCAGATCGAGGCCCTCAACGCGGCGAGCATCGGGCCGTCACCGCGGACCGTCGAGGTGGAGTCGCTCGGCACCTACCGGGTGGTGGCCGCCGTCGACCGCCAGGGTCGGACGGTGATCTCCGGCCTCCCCATGGAGAGCGTCACCGGGACCGTCAGCCAGGTCATCACCCTCATCGCCGGCGGCACCATCGTGGGTTTCATCCTCGTCTCGGCCGGCGGGCTCTGGCTGGTGCGCCGCAACCTCGCTCCGCTGCAACGGGTCGCGCACACCGCCACCCAGGTCTCCACCCTCAAGCTGGACTCCGGCGCCGTCGCCCTCGCAGAGCGCGTCCCCGACACCGACGCCGACCCCCGCACCGAGGTCGGGCAGGTCGGGCTCGCGATCAACAACATGCTCGACAACGTCGAGGGCGCGCTGCAGTCACGCCACGACAGCGAGCAACGGGTGCGCCAGTTCGTCGCGGACGCCTCGCACGAGCTCCGCACCCCCCTCGCCTCGATCCGTGGGTATGCCGAGCTGTCCCGTCGCGAGCGCGAGCCGGTGCCCGCGTCGGTCACCCACGCGCTGTCGCGCGTCGAGTCCGAGGCGTTGCGGATGCAGGGACTCGTCGAGGACCTGCTGCTGCTGGCTCGGCTCGATGCCGGTCGGCCGCTCGACCGCGAACCGGTGGACCTCTCGCTGCTCGCCATGGACGCGGTCAGCGACGCGCACGCGGCCTCGCCGGACCACCGCTGGGAGCTGGACCTGCCCGACGAGCCGGTCGAGGTCACCGGCGACTCCGCGCGGCTGCACCAAGTGGTTGCCAACCTGCTCGCCAACGCCCGCACCCACACCCCGGCCGGCACGCGCGTCGTGACGTCGGTCAAGCCCGATGGCCGGTGGGTACGGCTCAGTGTCACGGACGACGGGCCCGGCGTGCCGGAGGCGTTGCAGCGCAACGTGTTCCAGCGGTTCACCCGTGGCGACGACTCGCGCAACCGCGCCGCTGGCTCCACCGGGCTGGGGCTCTCGATCGTCGATGCGGTCGCCAAGTCCCACGGTGGCGACGTCGAGCTGCGCTCGAGCCCGGGCGACACGACCTTCACGGTCCTGCTCCCCGCCTGA
- a CDS encoding response regulator transcription factor, translated as MNTQQSSSAKLQRLDGSPVRVLVVDDENNLTELLGMALRYEGWEVRTAATGVAAVRAAREFQPDAVALDMMLPDFDGLEVLRRMRGDNPNVPVLFLTAKDAVEDRVAGLTAGGDDYVTKPFSLEEVVARLRALMRRTAVVTDQSDSVLVVGDLSMDEDSHEVSRGGEQINLTATEFELLRYLMRNPKRVLSKAQILDRVWNYDFGGQANVVELYISYLRKKIDAGREPMIHTMRGVGYVLKPAP; from the coding sequence ATGAACACGCAGCAGTCCTCCTCCGCCAAGCTCCAGCGCCTCGACGGCTCCCCCGTCCGCGTGCTCGTCGTCGACGACGAGAACAACCTCACCGAGCTGCTCGGGATGGCGCTGCGCTACGAGGGGTGGGAGGTCCGGACCGCCGCCACCGGCGTCGCCGCCGTGCGCGCGGCTCGGGAGTTCCAGCCCGACGCCGTCGCCCTCGACATGATGCTCCCCGACTTCGACGGCCTCGAGGTGCTGCGCCGGATGCGCGGCGACAACCCCAACGTGCCGGTCCTCTTCCTGACCGCGAAGGACGCGGTCGAGGACCGGGTCGCCGGGCTCACCGCCGGCGGCGACGACTACGTCACCAAGCCGTTCAGCCTCGAGGAGGTCGTGGCCCGCCTCCGCGCACTGATGCGCCGCACCGCAGTCGTGACCGACCAGTCCGACTCGGTCCTGGTCGTGGGCGACCTCAGCATGGACGAGGACAGCCACGAGGTGAGCCGCGGCGGCGAGCAGATCAACCTCACGGCCACCGAGTTCGAGCTGCTGCGCTACCTCATGCGCAACCCCAAGCGCGTGCTGTCCAAGGCGCAGATCCTCGACCGGGTCTGGAACTACGACTTCGGTGGCCAGGCGAACGTCGTCGAGCTCTACATCTCCTACCTGCGCAAGAAGATCGACGCCGGCCGAGAGCCGATGATCCACACCATGCGTGGGGTCGGGTACGTCCTCAAGCCCGCCCCATGA
- a CDS encoding DUF4385 domain-containing protein, translated as MTTSGDDVRSHPERYRVGRGEQGVLTVQPYKDELLPLWRFRTPDVAQESAMALRAAFDRYLADGDLVGADMARKYLQMGFTRARRYANHPGGRKYDGPVPAGRRGQSGAHGRRELPRGPQDPVKAESARIFKVAWDAVEQVEEYTSWRSAHKRAHG; from the coding sequence GTGACGACCAGTGGCGACGACGTCAGGTCGCACCCCGAGCGGTATCGCGTCGGGCGGGGTGAGCAGGGTGTGCTCACCGTGCAGCCCTACAAGGACGAGCTCCTGCCGTTGTGGCGGTTCCGCACCCCAGACGTCGCGCAGGAGAGTGCGATGGCCCTGCGGGCGGCCTTCGACCGCTACCTGGCGGACGGTGACCTCGTGGGCGCGGACATGGCGCGCAAGTACCTGCAGATGGGCTTCACGCGGGCCCGGCGCTACGCCAACCACCCCGGGGGCCGCAAGTACGACGGCCCCGTGCCTGCCGGTCGCCGGGGTCAGAGCGGAGCGCACGGCAGGCGTGAGCTCCCGCGAGGTCCGCAGGACCCGGTCAAGGCCGAGTCGGCCCGCATCTTCAAGGTCGCCTGGGACGCGGTGGAGCAGGTCGAGGAGTACACCTCCTGGCGGTCCGCCCACAAACGGGCCCACGGCTAG
- a CDS encoding LacI family DNA-binding transcriptional regulator, which produces MIVTSLSGASGRRPRATMREVAALAGVSLKTVSRVVNREPGVSSDVVTRVERAVAQLGYRHNLAASNLRRGHGKTAMVGALLQDISNSFSSSLLRSLEDAARDRDVVIVASSLDEEPERERTLVEGLVRRRVDGLLLMPATDRHDYLADDLRSGLPIVFVDRRPNGVDTDSVTVDNARGSRLAVYHLVAHGHRRIAFLGDLPSIQTARLRLEGFEAAMNARHIPLHPALVNTSVRSPEDAEAAVTRLLELPEPPTAIFAARNSLAVGTIRALHRLGKAGQIAVVGFDDFPLADIVDPPLTVVRQNVGAIGAEVAQRLFARIDGDTSPPRHVVLAPELVERGSGEIRP; this is translated from the coding sequence GTGATCGTGACATCGTTGTCAGGGGCCAGTGGCCGACGCCCCCGCGCCACCATGCGGGAGGTTGCTGCTCTCGCCGGGGTCAGCCTGAAGACGGTCTCGCGGGTGGTCAACCGCGAGCCCGGCGTCTCCAGCGACGTCGTCACGAGGGTCGAGCGCGCGGTCGCCCAGCTCGGCTACCGCCACAACCTCGCCGCGAGCAACCTGCGACGCGGGCACGGCAAGACCGCCATGGTCGGGGCGCTGCTCCAGGACATCAGCAACTCGTTCTCGTCCAGCCTCCTGCGCAGCCTCGAGGACGCGGCGCGGGACCGCGACGTGGTCATCGTCGCGTCGAGCCTCGACGAGGAGCCGGAGCGCGAGCGGACCCTGGTCGAGGGTCTGGTGCGGCGTCGTGTCGACGGGCTCCTCCTCATGCCGGCGACGGACCGGCACGACTACCTCGCCGACGACCTGCGCAGCGGCCTGCCGATCGTCTTCGTCGACCGACGCCCCAACGGCGTGGACACCGACTCGGTGACCGTCGACAACGCGCGCGGCTCGCGGCTCGCGGTCTACCACCTGGTGGCGCACGGGCACCGGCGGATCGCGTTCCTCGGCGACCTGCCGAGCATCCAGACGGCCCGGCTGCGGCTCGAGGGCTTCGAGGCCGCCATGAACGCACGACACATCCCGCTCCACCCTGCGCTCGTCAACACCTCGGTGCGCTCGCCCGAGGACGCCGAGGCCGCCGTCACCCGCCTGCTCGAGCTGCCGGAGCCACCGACAGCCATCTTCGCGGCGCGAAACTCGTTGGCAGTGGGCACGATCCGCGCCCTGCACCGGCTCGGCAAGGCCGGACAGATCGCGGTCGTCGGCTTCGACGACTTCCCGCTGGCCGACATCGTCGACCCGCCACTCACCGTGGTCCGACAGAACGTCGGCGCGATCGGGGCCGAGGTGGCGCAGCGGCTCTTCGCCCGGATCGACGGCGACACGTCTCCGCCGCGCCACGTGGTGCTCGCCCCCGAGCTCGTCGAGCGAGGCTCCGGGGAGATCCGCCCCTGA